Within the Setaria viridis chromosome 3, Setaria_viridis_v4.0, whole genome shotgun sequence genome, the region TATCATCCAAGTTGACCTCGATAGGATTCCTGCCTGAATTCTGATCAGTTCTCTCTTCACGTTTGCTGTCCTGAAACCCAATTTTTTGCACCAATCTGAGCCATCTAAATAATTATGGTGCATGCAAAATACAGTCATGATGTATATTGATGTTATGCAAGTTAATCCAAACGTTTGCAGAGAGAAACAAACCAATTGATCCGCAACGATCTCATTATCCTTGTGAATCTGGTGGCTTTCCTCTGTCGCCTTGCCATCCTGAAACCATTGTTCAGagaattttgcagaaatataagGTCATTACAATGCAACGCGCATGCATTCCCCGATGAACAAAGTTTTCAACAACAATTTTGCATAGAGATTAGAAGGACTAACCAATATACCGGATCCAATCTCGGTGTTGCCAGCGCTCAAGTTCTCATTGGACTGATCAAGACTCGATACCAATGCGCTACCCTGAACCTTCGAATTTGAACCAATTTTGCATGTAAGATTTCACCTGAAAAGGAAAGAACCCAGGAACAACTGTTCCCATCAATGAACGCAATGACTCCTCACCTTCCCATCCTCGACAACTCCGCCATCCAAAACCGCGCCTTTCCTGCAAAAAATCCACCCAACTTTTTCAGCCCCAACGCCCACGAAACAACACGGATCATCTTATTCATCAATCTTGTAATCCGCAAAAGGTCACAAATTCAAGGCGGAGATGGGGCACGTACGCTGGCTGCCGGTCGCGCTGGCGCTCGGCGCCCTTCTTGCCGCGGCGTGAGCGGCGCCacgcgaggacggcggccccgacgacggccgcgccgccgatgAGCAGCAGCGCCCCGACGCCGTGCGGCGCCCGCGCGGACACGCGGAACTTCATGcctccaccagcgccgccgcccttcctatcagcggcggaggcggctccggctcccttcacctcctcctccttgtgcAGCCGCTCCCGCGGTTCTCGGGCGGCGCCAAgaacgccgcctccgcccgccgagccgccgccaccttccatGACAAGGGCGTGCGGCGGCGAATTAAAAGAGCACGCGGCTTCGGTGGCGatccttcccctcctcctcctaatTACGCTGCTGGTGGGGGTTGGTGTGCCGGCCGGTCGGGCTTCTAGTACGTGTGTTCTTTGCGCGCGTTCTAGAGAGGGAGtcagggaggggaggaggtgtcGAGGTTTTAGGGTGGGTGGGAGAAGGGCCGGTCGGGCCGCATGGCCACTGGTCGATGGATCGCAGCAGAGTCGCCGCGCAGACCCACAACTCTCGGATCATCAACGAACTGGAAAGTCCTGTTGGACTGGcgaaaaacaaaaggaaaaaaaatgcctGCGTGTTCTCCTCCTCTTTAAAATAACGGAACGTGTCTTGGATCGTGTAATTATAGATGTAcatgcagcccgcagcccgaCAGCCCGGCACGAAATCTAATTTTTTGGCCCGTCTCAAGCCCGGTCTGGCCCGTAACTTTTCGGGCTCGGGCTAGCCCGGCCCAATGGCTCGTGCTGGTGTGGGCTGGTGCCTCGGCCCGATGGATGGCCCGGCCCAGCACAATTTTAGCATCCCGGCCCAAATGGCCCGTTAACCTCCTCTCTACCGGCCCAACAACAGCAAAAATGCTATCTGCGTTTAACTCCCACCTCGTCACCCCATCCTCTCCTATCTACTGCCCTGCCCACCACATCTCCAACCTCCCGTCAACCTCCAGACTCCAGTCCTCCACCCATCTCTCGGATCTTCCCCATCGGCGGCGCAGGGGCCGGTGAGCGGCGGTGTGAGGGGATGGCGGCGTAGGGGCcggtgagcggcggcgcgagTGGATGGCGGCGTGGGGGGCTAGGGAGCAGCGACGTGGGGGGACGGCAGCGACGGCAGCGTGAGGCgaccgcggcggcagcgcgggggccggggagcggcggcggcggctcgggaggacggtagcggcggcggcggcgcgaggggacAGCAACGTGGGAGGCtggggagcagcggcgcgggGGGACGGCAGCAACGAcgcgggaggccggcggcggcacgggtggacggcagcggcggcccgcCGTGCCTTGCATGGCCCAAAGCCAGTCGGGCTCGTCGAGTCGGCCCGGCATGGAAAAGACCTTACGGGCCCGTGCTTGGGCCGCTAGTGAGGCCCGGGgaccggcacggcacggcacgacaTGACGGAGTCGTTGTGACGGGCTAGGCTCGGCACGAAAATTAATGGATCATGTCGGGCCCGTGCCGCGGCCCGAATGTACATCTATACGCGTAATCTTTGCGTGTCTCCGCCGTTCATGTTTTGTGGGAACCATGCTAGGAAACGCTACATGTACGCACGCATAACATGTGATATTTTGCCCGCTATCGTATGACGCTCTGAATTCGTTCACAAACCACATTGTAGGAATATGATTTTTTGGCAAAGATCGAAGCAAAAGCATGTTATTAATTGTCCGACTTAAATCATCTAATGAAAATATTTCCACGTATCCCTACAATTTTTCCATCACCACATTGCTTTTTAgcctctactccctccgtcccaaattactagtCGTTCTGATTTTCTATATACACATCTTTCGATATGCACCGAAAGATgtgcatctagaaaaatcaaaacgagtGCATATCGAAatgtgtatctagaaaaatcaaaacgagtagtaatttgggacggatggagtatataCTTAAATAAGTTTGTGCTAAGTTAAAATactctaagggcctgtttggcaataaggtgttaaagtttaacacccatcacatcgaatgtttggacgctaattaggagtattaaacatagactaattataaaactaattgcacagatggagtctaattcgtgagacaaatctattaagcctaattagtccatgatttgacaacgtggtgctacagtaaccatttgctaatgatggattaattaggcttaatagattcgtctcacgaattagcacagggttctacaattagttttataattagctcatgtttagttctcctaattagcatccaaacatccgatgtgacactgttaaagtttaacaccttgtatccaaacaccccctaagtttgAACAAATTCATATAGAAGAATATTAACATCTAGTCATCTaccacacaaaaaaaaactagtatTTCCTATTTCGTAATGGACCTAATTAAACTCATATTTAATACTGTAAGTATTATTATTCTTCTCTGTAATTTTGATAAATTCATAATAGAGTTTGACCAAAGGCACTTAGAATCTCTATATTTCACGACAATGCAAAGTGAGTGCACAATAATAAAATGATCAAAGCCAATTAATATAACTAAGGTCTCCattcataaatatatataaatggTGTGCTAGAATTTTCTTTAAATTAATATATCAAAATCCTTACAATTTGTTTCCTGAACGATCAGTAGGCAATCTGCTTTTGTCTCGTTCTAACagagaagaaataaaaaatcaatACTCCCTAGAACTTTTGGATGAAACCTTTTCCACACACGTGCCAGACCGCTGTTATGACAAAAAAATTATTTAGCTAAGACATCATGAGTCATGACACACCGGTGCAAATTGGAATCTGGGATGCTAACATAGAGACAAGATCTAGGCCCCACGACGGTGACTATACAGTGCATCGATACTTTTAAAACTTTGATTGTGAATAatctttataatatttagttttAAAATGATAGAATTGCTGTACAGGTGCTCTCATAGTCTATTAGATATGGGAACATGTATAGTTCTTGTTATACGGGAAGAAAATACCGGTTAAAGTTAAAACCCCGAACACCACGCAAAGGCCAACGGTGTCAATTGTTTATGTATGTATAAATAGTTCATCTGAAAAACTATACTTATGtatgtttcaaaaaaagaaaattaaaaaatacCGTGAATCATGATTTTCAAGCCACGTGACTGTTTTTCTCCACTTTGACATTCAAAACCAAATCATTGCAGACGTTAAATATCTTTTTACTCGTACTTGTGGACAATTAATGTGCCGGGTTCTTGCTGCTACTGCCATCTTCTTCGTGAAAGCTTTTTAAGTCCACTCGTTTTTGGATCTGCCCGAAACTTCtttggacagcggtgaaaaggTTTCTGTCCGGGCCTGAAACTCGTGCGACCACGTAAGTCAAGGCCCACAAGGCAGCTGCCGTCCAGTCGTGGACACGCTTTGGTTTGGTAGTGAGTATAATCATCATCCAATGATCCAACCAACGACAAATACTAGTCGTAGGCCTGCAGGTACAAGTGAGTAGTAAACGCATCCAAGTTTGACACGCATATACGGATTGCCACTCGTGTTAGAGACTATATCGGCGCTCTAATAGATTTATACTCTCTCCGTATCAAATTTCAAATTGTGcgttgttttgatttttaagATACATAGTTTGAGCCGTGTATCCAAATAAAATCTCTACTTAATATATTAATATTAAAGtgtggttgtttcttccaaactatcgggtagttttgcaaaaaaatccttcaacttttattAATCAACCCGCTATCCTTGGAGTTATGAtgatttgcaaaaaagtccaTTTCTTCCTCGGCTACGTGCGTTTCAAAATTGGACAAGAACGACGAGGTTGTGCTGAGAAGCTCGAGGCGATGCTGCAGGCGATGGCTGCTAGGGCAGGCAGATCCGGCAAAGAGGAGGCTAGGGTGACACGAGGAGGCTATGGTGACACGGGGAGGCCATCAGGCCAAGCGGTGCTGTAGGCGACGGTGCTCAGGGCAGACGGATCCGGGGAAGAGAAGGCCAAGGCGACGCGGGGAGGTCAGGTGGCGCTGCGGGCAAGGAGCTCGAGTTCCGCCAGCCACACGAGGTCCTCTGGTAGGGTGAACTCCTCCAATCGGCTAAGCTCCAATGTCAGGACGAATTCCTTCTGCGTGGCGAGCTCCCTCTGTACCTCGGTGGCCGCGCTTGCATCAACACGAACTAGAAAGGATAGCGACGCGGGCTAGATAAAATAAGGCATGGGTGAAAGTTTTTTTTACTGCACAGACGGAAGGAGTTGAGGAGTGATGCAACATGTATAAAAATATAGGCATGACGCtattaaaaggaaaaagaatagCACGGAGTTTCAGTGGATTAACTGTGTTAAAAATTCATCTTTGGACCAAAAGAATTAGAATGGACTAATCTCCCAATCAAATACAAAGTCAGTCAGTGCAAGAAAGTAGTGGCTCTGTTATTCAATACCGATATGATAATATCTCTCCAACGACAAGGGATCGACTCATGCTAACGGTGACTTGAGGATACAACAAGGTCATTTAGAgcttaaaaaaataattgtcAGCAGGTCATGTATTTTAAGTTTTATGCCATGAAATTCAAAAGCAAAACAAGGCATACTGCCACACTATGCCTATGTGGGTCGGCCATTAGAATTAGAAGTAGACTTTGCAATCGACACATGCAGAGGAGAGTTGATATGGGTCACCCGCGCATTGCATGCTATTTGGGTTGAACAACAGGACTACGGCTTTTAGAGTATGATGCTACACTTAGCAtgcgtttggttttgggatgatgtgggttgggttggagctgACCCACTTTTGTGGGTTGGAGCtaacccatctcgtgtttgaATGAGAGGGATGgagagggatgggttggacccagtcttttgtttgattgaagaggttgagagggttgggatggatgtccttCTAACACCGTTAAttgtgggccccacctgtcatcctcttttttccctctcttccatcttcttcctcctctcctcctttaAGCACTCCTTCTAGCGCCGCCCCCGCTTCTCCCTGGCCGCCAGCGCGCTGGCTCCCACCGGTGGCTCCTCCTCAGCCACCTCTGCGCTGGCCCCCACCGTCAGCTCCCACCCCCACgctggcccccgccgccgcctcccagccGCTCGGTCTTTGCTGGCGCATCCGCCCGAGCTTGGCCACACCGGCGCGCGGAGGAGCTCGCGGACGTCGGAGAGGCCACAGCCATGGGGTGCAGCGGAGGAGACAGAGGGGCCGCGGCCATGAGGCATCGCGGAGGCAGAGGAGCTGCGCTGCCGGGCCGGCGGGAgggggcgggcaggcggcggcgggagggcgccgggcgggcggagggCAGGCGGCGGATGGCaggccggaggagggcggcggtggggtcgggcaggcggaggcggcgttggGCGAGCGCGAGAAGAAGATGACGGAGCGACGACACCGTTCAACTGGGTCGGGATGATTCCTTCATTTTGGAAGGACCGGATGAACCCGGATATTGGGAGAATATTCCCTCTCTGGGTCCGACCCAACCCACACCTTGtccaaccaaacatgggtcgaagtgggtcggACCCATcccaacccacttcgacccTCAATCCAAACACACGGTTAGATAAGCTCGTCGGGCCGGTGACATGTCACACAAAATTCTCATCAATTTAGACCAAAAACTAAAATTAGAGATAAGATTGCATTCTATGATAGATCCTAAATAGTATATAACAtttacccgtagcaacgcacgggcatatttgctagtatATATCTAAAcgcataataaaatttatgcatttagaaaaaccaaaacgaaaaaccaaaacaacttaGAATTTGGGATGAATGGAGTATTTGTGATTGAAGGTAATGGTTTATGAGGTTCCTTTTTGCTAAGGTTTCTTTTGTTGATCTGAATGGTTGTCCTATGTTCACCGAATGGCACTGGCTACTTTGTGCACGGCCGGCTGGACCTAACTCATGCCAAATCCAAGAACCAATCAGGATAACCAATCTATAGTGCTGCGGTTGAGGGTTAGGTTGCTTATCATGCACTCACCACTATGAAGAGTCCCTTTCAACTTGATGGGCGTTCTAGAGCAGGACAAAGTGTCATCTTTAAGGTTCTCAGAACCATGTAAACAACCTGTGAAAATCGGGGAAATCACAGCAAGAAACAAAGGATCCATTAAAAAAAGGGCTATGCAACAATTCTTTGAACTCCATCTACATGCAACTCACGACGGTTCCATGTGAAGTGTAGACCTTCAACCTTCATCCATACATCAGAGCAAGAAGCCACATGGTAATTTACATGCAGAAGTACAAAGTCTCCATGACGCACGACCATCACACTGCATCATATACATCTCACCTCTAATAACATGAAAATTGAACATTATATATACATATCAACTGAGATGGGAGCTTACGCCCACAACGATTATTGCAGGCTACCTTCAGTCACATGGCTCACAACATAAGCCGATGAGAAGCTTGGAAGATCGTGAATTTGCGATCCATGCGGATGTTGCACTGCACAGGCGATGAGATGAACGAGGGTGCAGTCTAACAGTCCTTGTAGACGAGAGGCTTGTTGACCCATCTTATGCGACAACCGTATGCCTGCAGCATCTGGAGGAGCTCAGGGGACAGCACGGTCTTCAGCCCAGTGAGCATCTTCAGCTTCTTCAGCCTTGTGCAGGCTGCTCGCAGCGCCATCTCGAACCCTTCTATGGAGACCCACGAGAGGTGCACCATCTTGATGTCCTGGAGGCACCGCAGGGAGCTCAGCAGGTGGCACAGGCCCAAGCCGGTGACTTGGCAGTACGATATGGTAAGCTGCAGAATGAGGACAGGCTTATAAGGTTCCTGCTTCTTAAGAATTTGAAAGGACGGAATTTAAACTCTGCAGATTATTTACCTGTCTAAGGTTAAACGCATTACGAGCAAGGGCCCCCAGACAAGCGTCATCAACGGAATAGCAACGTTTCAAGTCCAGTTCTATCAGGCTCTTGCATCCGATTGCAATTGAGGAGATCCCTACGCCTGTGATGCGGACCAAGCACCTCAGCTCAAGGTTTGTCAGCTCCTCCATAGAGCCTATGTGGCCCAAACCACTATCAGTAATCTTGTTGCAGTAGCACAAGTTTAGCAACTTAATCTTCTTGCAGCCATTTGCTAATGCTGCCAACCCATCATCGGTAATCGAATTGCACCTGAAGGAAGGAATATTACAGACATGTTATTTTCATGCATGAAGACAGAAAGAATCATGATAAAAGATTAAATGAGAAGAGTTAGAATACCGGTAGAGATCAAGCTCCACGAGTTTTCCACAGTTTGAACTAATAAAAGCAATGCCTTTGTCGGAAATACTTGAGCATAGGCCTAATTTCAATATTTGCAGTTCAGAGCATTTACCCAAGTGCTGCAATGCTGCAGAAACAAGTAGAAATTAATAGATATATGGTTGTGCTCAATTTAAAATTAACAGATTTGGATAAAAAATGGACAAAGACACAATAGTAGAGACCACAAACCTGCATCATTCACTCCACAGTCAGTGAGGTCTATCTCCTTAAGATTGGAGCAACAAGTTGCAATCCGCTCTAATCCCTTCTCATTTATCAAAGAGCAGGATTCTAACAGCAAGCGTTCAAGCATCTTACAGTTGTCAGCTATTGAATCAAGAGCATTGTTGGTGATGAAATTGCAGCATGTAAGATCAATTGCCCTTAGATCACTACATCGAGCTACAAGAGATGAAATTCCTTCATCTGTAACACCACTGCATTTGCTTAGTCCAATCTCAAAAAGTTTGTTACAACCTTCACCAATGGCTTGAAGGAGAGAGTCCGAGACTTCAAGACCATCAAGTTTCAACACAGTCAAGGTTTCCTTCAGTGTTGCCAACTTGGACAGAAAATGCTGTCCTATCTCCTACAAGTTTCAAAAATGGCAACAAATTACAGTCAGACATGTGCCCCTTTTGATTATTTGTTCACTCTTCATGAGGGTCGAATCCCTCATAATATTTTAGTTAAATTACAATTTTGTTAGCATAACCATAGAACACTTCACATTGTGCAGAAAAAAGAACTAATGAGTGCAGAGCAAGTAATGTTGGGAAGACCAACTCACATGCAAACAATCTGCAGCATGTAACTTCTGGAGAAATTTGCGACCATCTATGAGTGAAGCTAATCCCTGGTAAGTCACGTGATCACATCTTGACACATCAACACTCTGAAATAAAAAGAAGCTTCTTAGAAGGGATCAATGTTCAAAAAGATCAAAAGTCAGCATTAAATTAGTTGCCAGTGATGCTGGCATGCTGCACACACTATAAGTATCCAACTTCTAGTTTTCAGATTAGTAGAAGTCCAACTGTCAGGAAACTGATAACTACTATCCAAATTTTACATAATCAAATTGACACAATAATATGCATTGAAGTCTATAAAAGTTTAGCATCTCAAAGTGTGATTACCTGCAGTGAGTCGCTCCCCTTGCTCAGCAATTCCAGGCCTTCATCATCTATACATGAGCAACCAACCATTGCCAACTCCTCAAGCTTCTCAAGTGTGGATATTGACCTAAGGGATCCATTACCCACCTGCAATAGAAGAGAAGTACAACAGAATGATGCCATTACTCCAATGTGAAATTAAATATTCTTTCAAAAAAATGTGAAAGTAAATAATGTATCACCCAGGCAAAAATTGCTTCGACACCCAGCCCCTACATGGAATGGGCTAGGCTCACACATAGCACCTTGCTTACACTTTTGTAATCCCTTGTAGTAAAAGGGTTAGGTTGGAGGAGAATTGCAAGGATCATAAAGCTTCACATGCTAGTGCAGTTCAAACTTTAAACTTCCAACCAGGGACTATGCCAGTATCACAAGGTGACACAGGAAGGTTTCGAAAATTACAAATAACAAATATCCCTACTATCTACCTGTTACTACATAGTTACCGGTATAACAAGTAGTTAGGCCACATAATCACCTGATTACACATTCAGAACTTCAACAGGCGAGAGATATAAGCACCGACTATTAGATGGCAGGACAGATCAAGTACTTGTTACTGATTTTTAAAACATTTGCATAGAACAAGTCCAAACAAGCCAGGTGTTACATATAACCACTGTAAACTCGAAACTGTCACTACTTCCTACAGATAgggaaaaaaagcaaaaaagatgcaaaatgtTCCTACACAAGCCGCAATCGTTCCAAACAGTCTCCAACAATATGATCCATACTGTTTTGAATAGCACCTTTTCACCCATATGAATTAGCTTCTAACAAGAACCGTCCAATAAGTTCAATTTCATAAGATCCATGACAATTTTCAGGTTAAAAATCAAGATTTAGAATGGTTGGACACTGCCACTGCATTTGTTGCCATGTGCCTCTTAATGAGACATCTCTAGACTACCAAAACTACTTTTTGACTAAGGGATATTTCTGGTGTTGTTGCTGCATAGGAAATTAGGAATTTCTCTCTTTTATCTAAACAGCATTTCATTCTGAGCCCCAAACCATATCTAGCCACGAGTAATCATCTTTCAATTTTCCGCTAACCAAGCAACGAAAAGTTTCAGTATACAACTCATATAGTAGTAGCAACCTGGAGGTaggagatgtcaaggctgcGGAGCTCAGGGCATTTCTTGGCGAGCAGATCAATTCCGATGTCGGAGATCTCACGGCACCACTTGACGCTGAGCTTCTCCAGCCTGGGGCACCCGACAGCCACCTTGGCGAGCCCCATGTCTGTGACGGCGAGGCACTTGTCCAGCCTGAGCTCCTTGAGCCCagtcgctgccgccaccgcggcggcctccCGGTCCCCTGCCCCGACGCAGTGCGACAGGTCGACCGCCTCCAGCCTGGGGcaggcggcgacgagcgcctcGAGCCCGCGCCACCCGACCCCGCTGGCCCGCGCGAGGCACACGCGTCGGAGGCCCGCGAGCCccccgccggctccggcgacggccgcggcgagggaggcgtcgTCGAGCGAGGCGCAGGCGGAGAGGTCGAGCCGCTCGAGCGCCGGGAACGCGCGGAGCAGGCGCGGGAGCGGCTCCCATCGGAGCACCCGCAGCGCGCGGCGGTGGGCCGCCTCGGCGCGCTCGAAGGCGCGGCTGACGAGGCGGCACGCTTTGCGGTCCCGCGGCTCGCGGAGGCGGTCGAGCACCTGGCCCAGTAGGTCCATCGACAGCACCCCGATCCCGACGCCCCCggccccagcggcggcggcgcagtagAGCCTCTGCCCCTCCCGGCTCATCCCGCCGGCCGAGCCCGCGGCGATCCGCCCGCCGCTACTACTACTCCCAgcaccagcagcgccgccgaggGAGCCCGAGGAGGAAGCAGAAGCGCCACCAGGACcccgcggcggtgggggcgggcgGTTTAGGTGGggatgaagaggaaggagaggacggcggcgaggggtgGGTGGTCGTCGGGGAGCGGGAGGCGCGGTTGGGCTGGCCGGCGCGGTCGGGGAAGGGCGCGGCGCCGCAGCATGGTAGGAGCAGGATCCCGCGAgcgcggatggcggcggcgcgatccCGATCGATCCGGCAGCCCAGCGGCggaggtgggtggtggtggataagccgcggcgcgggcgggcgggcgggaacTGGGGCGAGGTGGGCACGGGCGGTGGGGGGGCCGGGGGGGTGGGGTGGGAGGCGTGGAGCAGCGGGAGAgggcggaggagggagagagagagagagagagagagatgtggATAGGTGATGCCGGTCGGAATACCGCCTGCCTCAGGTGAGGGGCGGGTCGGAGGTGGCACCTGATCGCGCCGGGAGCGTGGGCGACGAGGAAGATGACCGAATTGCCCCCGGGCCCACACCTTCAGTTTCCTAATCTCATTGGATATTCCACCGAACAATCGGACAGTCTGTAAAAAACATGCAGAGCGAAAGATGCAGACCCCTGTGGCTTTTCTGTGTCTGCGAGGTTGCTTTTGGTACAGGGCAGCACTGCAGCCATATAGTGCAAGACGGATGACGAGCAGATAGACCATCAGGACTGGAACCAATGGTTCGTTAGGAGGGAGGGTCTCTTTTTAATTGACCGCCTGGTATTTGACCGAATGCCCCGTGCATCCTCCGAGCTGGTGATCACgtgttacttttttttttgttttgaaagcAGCTCCTAATCACAGTGATATGCAAAACAGTGTTAGGATTTTTATTTGCTAATAAGGTGCCCTTGTGTGCTTTGCACTGCATAGCTAACTGGAGTTTTATACTGTTAACGGTGGATCGAGGAATTGGAGTGGTTTAAAACTTTCCAGGGGTTTTTTCATTAGGTTGTACGCATGTGCACACATTAACgcactccttttcttttcaggtcGCAATCGTTGTCTTCAATTGGAGATGTGGAGATAGACGTGTTAGGATTTTGCTTGGGCCCGTTCGATCTGTAGGTCCACCACTCAATACGAATCATGTTTAAGACCAAGGTAAGGTTCTTCGAAGGTCGTGTGCTTGCAGGGTCCTACATACGTTATCGTATTAGGAAATAAGAAATACATATTAAGAAATAGCAACGATGTTATATATTTCATATAAAAGACCCCCTCATGTGATGTTTTCATAAGagatattccctccgttccaaattataggtcgttttggcttttatagatatatagatattattatgcatctagacatagggtatatctaagtgcatgaatctaataaagtcaaaacgacctataatttgggacggagggagtagtaaaaaACAACGGACAGGTGGATGCTAGAAACAAAACGAGAGAAGATGCGGGGAAAATTAAGAAAGAAGCTGCACCGAGTAACTCCAAACTCCACCAGAAAAAAGCAGAGTCCAGCCTTCTTGAGGGCCATTTGGGGGAGGTTGTTCAGTTTTCGTGCCGTTGCAATTCGGGCAGCGAAACCAACCTCCCCCGGTGCCGTACGTTGTGCTGCAGGCTGTGGCTCAAAACTGTTCTTTGTGTCAATCCCAAGTTAGCTGATTGGTATAATATTAGGACATAGATTCTGGGTGTTTTCTATTCACAGCTAGGGGATCTGTAAATTAATGTCCGGGTAAGAGAAGCACAGGCCtgcataattaatccatctaTCCTTTAACTAACATTTTGCTTTGTTGTTCTAGTCCTTGATCATGTTATCAACACAAGCAAAAGTGAAGGAATCTCCACGCAAGCACAGACTAGGCAAAGGGCGGGTCATGGGTCAATTATTCTAAACTTTGATTGTATATTATTTTACATGCGTTGAATTTGGATATTTCAAATTACATGATTAGATTTATCTCGAAATACAGTGTTATAAAACTGTACTTTTACCATGttttagaa harbors:
- the LOC117849457 gene encoding F-box/LRR-repeat protein 3, which translates into the protein MSREGQRLYCAAAAGAGGVGIGVLSMDLLGQVLDRLREPRDRKACRLVSRAFERAEAAHRRALRVLRWEPLPRLLRAFPALERLDLSACASLDDASLAAAVAGAGGGLAGLRRVCLARASGVGWRGLEALVAACPRLEAVDLSHCVGAGDREAAAVAAATGLKELRLDKCLAVTDMGLAKVAVGCPRLEKLSVKWCREISDIGIDLLAKKCPELRSLDISYLQVGNGSLRSISTLEKLEELAMVGCSCIDDEGLELLSKGSDSLQSVDVSRCDHVTYQGLASLIDGRKFLQKLHAADCLHEIGQHFLSKLATLKETLTVLKLDGLEVSDSLLQAIGEGCNKLFEIGLSKCSGVTDEGISSLVARCSDLRAIDLTCCNFITNNALDSIADNCKMLERLLLESCSLINEKGLERIATCCSNLKEIDLTDCGVNDAALQHLGKCSELQILKLGLCSSISDKGIAFISSNCGKLVELDLYRCNSITDDGLAALANGCKKIKLLNLCYCNKITDSGLGHIGSMEELTNLELRCLVRITGVGISSIAIGCKSLIELDLKRCYSVDDACLGALARNAFNLRQLTISYCQVTGLGLCHLLSSLRCLQDIKMVHLSWVSIEGFEMALRAACTRLKKLKMLTGLKTVLSPELLQMLQAYGCRIRWVNKPLVYKDC